From the genome of Fundulus heteroclitus isolate FHET01 chromosome 9, MU-UCD_Fhet_4.1, whole genome shotgun sequence, one region includes:
- the LOC118564093 gene encoding uncharacterized protein LOC118564093: protein MGQRQSSRGPPLPQGETFDFMLKKYGPESMSCINDWIKHTDFPQGGSFNMAILKRIEDKIKEQENKLETKKTVKQKEILGIRRQRACLKCWKDEAERRQRKQNSKRLAGRLDVTGSVCGREDNCSVPSASVPNVQNDSGVSATHTRAHTREKTPPPYKASEKQDLSNNPPFSSTSMYPDLSALTSVMDHDLDSYAFGPGQPQAKPQPQHVSSSSHPDDTSSEAGGSASASAPTQRAALKTEADTPRGAAGAGRSYELRQDIKPPDRYTDISAPMVEVMGPNGRDLVFRAWTPQDIEENAKSLPDPTLCGEKFATAFTDFCRELRPTGAEIRRVLARKLRATELAKIHNKLPEMGLRVLNPDWDHADNQGFVNAVNGLAEEIKKTFPTKINMTSIYTCKQKADESTDDFIERVIECVTRHSGQPKPSTLGVDGNITVWETLVCDSVIKGLLPQVAEAFKAAYVGWAEEPKLSEVRKHARHAASLVDEQKRTKKDKTEKELHLAAISTYQYIGRGGRGQGGRGRGGRNRERSWPEQRNPGQEDVCHCCGKRGHWWRDCRVRKGRPSRRQEAD, encoded by the coding sequence atgggtcaaaggcagagttcTCGGGGCCCACccttgccccagggtgagacgttcgatttcatgctgaaaaaataTGGGCCCGAAAGCATGTCATGCATAAATGATTGGATTAAACATACAGATTTCCCACAAGGGGGGTCATTTAATATGGCAATACTAAAAAGGAttgaagacaaaataaaagaacaagaaaataaattagaaacaaagaagacagtcaaacaaaaagaaatattggGAATACGGAGACAACGGGCATGCCTTAAATGTTGGAAAGATGAAGCTGAGAGAcggcaaagaaaacaaaatagtaAACGGTTGGCTGGGAGACTGGATGTGACGGGAAGCGTGTGTGGTCGTGAAGACAATTGCTCTGTCCCCTCCGCTTCTGTCCCTAATGTCCAGAATGACTCTGGCGtttctgcaacacacacacgcgcacacactaGAGAGAAAACACCTCCTCCATACAAAGCTTCTGAAAAACAGGATTTGTCTAATAACCCTCCTTTCTCTTCTACTTCCATGTATCCTGATCTGAGCGCCCTCACAAGCGTGATGGACCACGACCTCGACTCATACGCCTTTGGCCCAGGGCAACCACAAGCCAAACCACAACCCCAGCatgtgagcagcagcagccacccGGACGACACATCTTCTGAGGCGGGGGGATCTGCATCAGCATCGGCCCCCACGCAGCGGGCAGCCTTAAAGACTGAGGCCGATACACCAAGAGGGGCTGCTGGGGCGGGTCGCTCCTACGAACTGAGACAAGACATCAAACCTCCTGACCGCTACACGGACATCAGTGCCCCGATGGTTGAAGTTATGGGCCCGAATGGACGAGACCTGGTTTTCAGGGCCTGGACACCACAGGACATTGAAGAGAATGCTAAGTCTCTTCCTGATCCCACCCTGTGTGGTGAGAAGTTTGCCACTGCTTTCACTGACTTCTGCAGGGAACTGCGTCCAACAGGTGCTGAGATTCGCAGAGTTCTCGCACGCAAACTAAGAGCAACTGAACTGGCAAAGATTCATAACAAACTGCCTGAAATGGGACTGCGAGTTCTTAACCCAGATTGGGATCATGCGGACAATCAAGGGTTCGTGAATGCAGTCAACGGCCTGGCCGAAGAAATTAAGAAAACTTTCCCCACAAAAATCAACATGACGAGCATCTACACCTGCAAGCAGAAGGCTGACGAGTCCACAGACGACTTCATCGAAAGAGTGATAGAGTGTGTCACACGTCACAGTGGACAGCCAAAACCTTCCACACTGGGGGTGGACGGTAATATCACAGTTTGGGAAACCCTGGTTTGTGACTCGGTCATTAAAGGACTTCTCCCACAAGTTGCCGAGGCATTCAAAGCAGCCTACGTGGGGTGGGCTGAGGAACCAAAACTGTCCGAAGTCCGGAAACACGCCAGACATGCAGCCAGTCTGGTGGATgagcaaaaaagaacaaaaaaggacaaGACTGAGAAAGAACTGCATCTGGCTGCCATCTCCACGTATCAATACATcggcagaggaggaagaggccaaggagggagaggcagaggaggaagaaacCGAGAAAGATCCTGGCCAGAACAGAGGAACCCGGGGCAAGAGGATGTCTGTCATTGCTGTGGGAAAAGAGGCCATTGGTGGAGGGACTGTCGGGTTCGTAAGGGTCGCCCTTCGCGGCGTCAGGAAGCAGATTGA